Proteins from a single region of Gossypium arboreum isolate Shixiya-1 chromosome 1, ASM2569848v2, whole genome shotgun sequence:
- the LOC108483673 gene encoding histone deacetylase 6 yields the protein MEDSAGGASLRSGPDGKKRRVTYFYEPTIGDYYYGQGHPMKPHRIRMAHNLIIHYSLHRRMEINRPFPAGPDDIRRFHTEEYVDFLNAVTPDSISDPTYSRHLKRFNVGEDCPVFDGLFGFCQASAGGSIGAAVKLNRGDADIAINWAGGLHHAKKSEASGFCYVNDIVLGILELLKYHRRVLYVDIDVHHGDGVEEAFYTTDRVMTVSFHKFGDFFPGTGHIRDVGVGNGKYYALNVPLNDGMDDESFRGLFRPIIQKVMEVYQPDAVVLQCGADSLSGDRLGCFNLSVKGHADCLRFLRSFNVPLMVLGGGGYTIRNVARCWCYETAVAVGVEPDNKLPYNEYYEYFGPDYTLHVEVGSMENLNAPRDMEKIRNMLLEQLSRLSHAPSVPFQTTPSTIQPPEEAEEDMDERPKPRIWNGDDYESDPEEDEKPLRRFSNSDVIQPTTDVDMREVSQDLKEVKAEEQPPAS from the exons ATGGAAGACTCTGCTGGAGGCGCATCATTACGGTCGGGTCCCGACGGGAAGAAGCGGCGTGTGACATACTTCTACGAGCCAACGATCGGCGACTACTATTACGGTCAGGGTCACCCGATGAAACCCCACCGGATTCGTATGGCACACAATCTCATCATCCATTATTCTCTCCACCGTCGGATGGAGATTAACCGTCCTTTCCCCGCCGGCCCCGACGACATCCGTCGCTTTCACACCGAAGAGTATGTGGACTTCCTCAACGCCGTTACCCCCGATTCCATCTCCGACCCCACTTATTCTCGCCATTTGAAGCGTTTCAATGTCGGAGAGGATTGCCCCGTGTTCGATGGGCTTTTTGGTTTCTGCCAGGCCTCCGCTGGTGGCTCCATTGGTGCCGCCGTTAAGTTGAATAGAGGGGATGCCGACATCGCCATCAATTGGGCTGGTGGATTGCATCATGCTAAGAAAAGCGAGGCTTCTGGGTTTTGCTATGTTAATGATATCGTGCTTGGGATTCTTGAACTCCTGAAATATCACAGG CGTGTGCTGTATGTAGATATTGATGTTCATCACGGTGATGGTGTAGAGGAGGCATTTTACACCACTGACAGAGTTATGACTGTGTCTTTCCATAAATTTGGGGATTTCTTCCCAGGGACTGGACACATCAGGGATGTTGGGGTGGGTAATGGCAAATACTATGCTTTGAATGTTCCCTTGAATGATGGGATGGATGATGAGAGTTTTCGGGGTCTATTTCGTCCTATCATCCAAAAGGTCATGGAAGTGTATCAGCCAGATGCAGTTGTTCTTCAATGTGGAGCAGATTCATTGTCTGGTGACAGATTGGGTTGCTTCAACTTGTCTGTGAAGGGCCATGCTGATTGTCTTCGCTTTCTTAGATCTTTCAATGTTCCCCTAATGGTCTTGGGTGGAGGAGGGTATACTATCCGCAATGTTGCCCGATGTTGGTGCTATGAG ACAGCTGTTGCAGTTGGGGTTGAGCCTGATAATAAGCTGCCTTATAATGAATATTATGAGTATTTTGGTCCAGATTATACACTTCATGTTGAAGTGGGCAGCATGGAGAACCTGAATGCACCTAGAGATATGGAGAAGATAAG GAACATGCTATTAGAGCAGCTTTCTAGATTATCTCATGCACCCAGTGTACCTTTTCAAACAACACCATCCACCATCCAACCGCCCGAGGAG GCCGAGGAGGACATGGATGAAAGACCAAAACCTCGCATATGGAATGGGGATGATTATGAGTCAGATCCTGAAGAGGATGAGAAACCTCTACGCAGATTCTCCAATTCTGATGTAATTCAACCTACAACAGATGTTGATATGAG GGAGGTATCACAAGATTTGAAAGAAGTGAAAGCAGAAGAACAACCACCGGCATCTTGA